Within Wyeomyia smithii strain HCP4-BCI-WySm-NY-G18 chromosome 2, ASM2978416v1, whole genome shotgun sequence, the genomic segment TGCGGTAGGTCAGTGGCCAACGGATGATTCACCGATAAGCGGAGCTGCGTTCACCTTTTAGGGTCACCAGATAAATTTGCATACTGGATTTATTCATGCTTCGTAACAGTCGGTCGGTCCGTGCATTATGCCGGATTGGTGGATGGTTTATCCCAGAGTAGGCGTAGAAATTGCGTGATTATCGAGAGTCAACCTAgttgttattttatttaattaccTAGGCGAAATTTTATCCCGGCCCAGGTCAACCCGGGCTTTGGAGCTCGGACGATTCCTCTAACTCGGGCGCTCGGTCGATGAGTGGCGCCGATTATAGCGAAAAATATATGACTGCaatctaaaatgcaaaatatgcggaaaattgaaaattcgatTCAGCGTGGCTGCGAGATTTACAGCCCTTCTTGACCTCAAAATGGCCCGAAAAAAGGAACAACGTGGCATGTACGCATGCGTGGTAAGAAACGATAAATGAGGCACTTATCCATACAATCGACCAAATCAATTATTCAATCATTCAGGTAATTGAATTATTTAATCTTCATCGACGTCAATTTCCCCTTTTTCGGTAGCCGGCTCAGTCGGTGGAATCGATTGGTTAGAGCTAGATGTGCAAGCAGATGCCACCATCACAAGAATTTGAATATCTGAATTCAACGGAAATTGATGGTTATTGTTGTTATGCATCTGGTAGCTATTTATGGAATGTAGCCGCGCAATTGGTCAGAGTGCACGATAAACGATGATCAAATTGTTTCAATTGCGGTTGTGGATGATCATGAGTTTAATTCGGATCGTTCTTCCTTGAATAAAATTAGCACTGGTTATATAGTGCTACTTGAAAACAGTTAGCATCAAAGAGTCCCACGTGTAATTTATTAaccatatgattttttttatttattcaacgCTGGGTTCATAAACTATACAAAGCTTTTATTACAATAttcttttgttttattcaacgcTGAGTTCATAAACTATACAAAGCTTTAATTACAATATTCTAGCATTTTATTCTCTCTTCGAAATCCAGCGATTCAGATTGTGTTGCAATATGTTCGAAAATAATTTGCGAAATGTGTTGGCACGCGTTAAATTCCTTCCTGTTTGAGTGTTAGTGtcttgaaaacataaaaaaattgcacTGCAAGCCAATTGCTTTCTTATCAGTGCCCTGAGAAGCTATACGATACCCCTGCTTAACAGAAATCATCTAAAAATTTATCTTAGTATTGACCAGAGCCGTTCAAAGGCCGAATTTATTAGCATCAGTGCACTTTTTGTTACCGTTCATAATTGAACCGGAATTTTCAAATTTGCGTCACCCTAGAGATAGATTTTTGGATATTCCTGGGACTTTTTCATCCCTAGAAAAGTTATAATGGAACCCTTTTACGGATCACAatctatattttttcaaaacatattctgatttttccAGGTTCTGAATTTTGTCGCTATAAAATCAAACAATACTCCTGAAACGGTTACCGGTAAGAAGGAAAATGCTCGTACTCTGTTATGTTCTTAGAccgttaaaaattttattttcattttatgtcacccccccccccccccccccccccccttcaaaaatcttgaataatgGAAGGGgaataaaaaaaagctcaaaccgttttgttcatttcgttGGTTTTCtaacagcataaatgcttaatttagcaacaaacaagtcaggtgacagcgagagtgccagcgaaaggcaagcgaaaaaaaaataataataataaagtgttatttttcaacatttatttgagtgcaagttacaaacgtcataacttgcacacaaactttgatcaaagacatttttttttcgtctcggtgttatttatgttttgccaccccctctgctaactttgataaccttggacataaaaagaattcgaaatttgtatcagccttattaatagttccgtttttttttttttcagaaaacagATTTACCACAGAGTTTTACGATGGAGTTTTCAGGTATACCTTCcacattatttttcaatttatttccgaCAGTTTTCAGGTTGTTTTCAATTCCTGACCTAATATACCCGAATGCTTGCTTAATATTAAAAGaagcaaaagcaaagccttggtgctacattccgattcggaacttgaccttctgtttactatacacagacttcgcagccaactgttaagtgtacaggacaattgcggggctaggcgctacgatcctactgacactaacagtctctcccgagtcaagactcgaacctacgacgactggcttgttaggccagcatcgtacctcgagaccagctggggaggcttgCTTAATGTTAATTAACTTAATTTTTTACCAGTGAGCGCTGTATGAACTCTGCGAATGCTGGCTCTCACATATAATTTAGTTGCCTCCTACTTAGTTTTGCCCATATCTGTCATCCTGGGACTTTTTTCTTTCGTATTTTAAAGATGATGTAGTTTGAACCCAAAACTAACAACCCTATTCAGAGCAAACCCATTCTTGATCGAATATACGacttaataaataataaaaaatgcataataatgaataataataaatgcATAATTAAGGAATggtcaaatgaaataaaattcatgtTATTAGAATAATAAATGCTATATATTAGTTGCAATGTCTGAGCGGACttcaaaaacaaattattaaacTTAGATTTGTAACGCAAATTAAGTAACTGACGCTTGTTTAATCTTCCTTCTTCTCCTTTTTTCCCTCCACTTTCTCATCTTCgcagtcatcatcatcactgcACTTGACGTCGATCAATACCTTCCCAGTGCACTGTTTCTTCTCGATGAAAGCAATCGCATCCTGGATTTCCTTCAGTAAGAAAAGTTTGCTAATATGACCAGCAATCATGCCTTCCGCTCGCAtctcgattgtatccgttatcATTTGCCGGTACGTGTCCTCGTCTGGATGTTCGTACAAATCGACATGTTTGACGCTATCAATCAGTTTGGCAGCATTTTGATCGTCTTGCTCTGTACGTTCCTTTTTCTTCGGGAGGTCATACTTTGGCTTGGAAGTCTTGAGTTTCTCAGGAGTGTAGAATGGATCAACTGAAAACATCTCGCCTTGTTCGGGGTCCACACTGAAATTAAATCGAATACAATTATAAatcaaaaaatactattttttctGTTATAACTCACAAATCCGCCAGCAAATGAAGCAATCCGTTCCCGACTGCGTCATACGCTACTTTAGCCTTCTTTTCTCCCATCGCATCCGCTATGTTCTTGTAAAGCTTGGTGAAGCTTTTGCCAAAGCTAACCGTCTTGTAAGCACCTTTTTCTCTAACCAAATCCGAACTACTCTCGGTATCGcagatggcgatcaccttcgcTTTGTACACATTAACAGCTAAATCAATCGCTGCCAGTCCCATTCCGGCAGGACCGGCAGTTATCAGTACCAAATCGTTCTCTTGAAGTGGACAGAACGAAGCGAATGTCAGCAGTGCTGTTCCGTGTCCGTAAGGCAATACCGTCATCTCTCGCAGGGGAATTTCCGATGGAACCTGCCACACGTCCCGATTTTTAACCACCATTTCCCCTACCAAACCTCCATTGGGGTCCTGCAAGTCATTCATTGCCACAACCCGGTCACCACGCTTTAGAAAGTTCGGATTGCTAGATCCAATCTCAACCACTTCACCGGAAACTTCATGACCTGGAATAAATGGAAGTGGAACCTTCAGTTCCGTATGCTGCCCGGAGATGATTTGCACGTCCGTTGTGTTAAGACTGCAGTAATGTACCTTGATGCGAACCTACGGtaagaaaatgattttgaaatgcAGCAATTCTCAGTTCCGTTCTTATGTCAACTTTACCTCATCATGCTTTAACTGATCGACTCGCTTTACGGTTTCCAAAACCAATGGTTTACCCACTTCTCGTAGAACTGCTGCTTTGTGAGATTGCCTTAGCACGATCGTAATACTCCTGCTTACTGTCGCTGCTCTATATTTGAACGAGTTTATAACTACACCAAGCATTTTGTTCGTCTTAGACCGTAAACTTTTAACATCGAAATGATTTCACTAGCTAGAACAGTTACATTACGATTTCATGTAAAAACGATGTATAAAAAAACTATAATACCAATCTCATTCGTAAAATAGCCGGCTGTCATAACATTTACGATGAGCATTATTTTGGTTCGTGTTTCACGGGCTTACTGCATACATCTCCGACAAAATGGAGTTACATTTTTTgtgaatagaccattttacgaactgacaggtaccacggatcctgctgatgttgatgttgcttttgCGTGCATTATgccagcggttccgagctttcggtcaaaatttcattcatgatttcagttcagaaacgtctcgttaAATAGTCTATACGCTCAGCAGCGAAGCGGAAACAATAATTTTGTTCGAGTAAATATTTGGTTAAATCACAGACAGACgttcaagcaagaacaacaataataaaaaattccgtgtaaattttcaaagagaattgcgttataagTCACCTGTACACTAGCACCACCTGGTTACCTTACCactcaatacatttttttttcgctggtgtacgaggctggtgtcactggtagcgctatctggttacgaattgaTATACTACAAAATACTTTACACatgtttggaactcagcttagacgtctgtctgcggttaaATTAAATTGTTATCCAAAATGGGTTTGTAaagaaaggctgaaactcgaaaggcCGAAAAGTATGTATCAtatacgaaaggctgaatgcacaaaaggctgaaaccacaGTAGGCTGAATGAACGAAAGGCTAAAACTTGAAAGGCTGAAAGTTTTGTAACTTGAATcataatcgttgaaaaattcggacACATGAATAGCAAATCTTCATAAAGTGACAGAGTTCAATGTTTGAGTATTAAATGGTTTGGGGGGGGATGCAGCCCGTTTCTCGTTTTTTAGGTCTACTGACTCGTTGGGGTGATCCCCTAGTTTAGTTCGAAtgagcgatagcgagtaaggacagcatacatcttagacaatcgagtcggccgaaggccgcgagtgttttTTTAGAAATGAACTTTGTGAATATTCAACcttatgatttttcagcttttctcgattcagcctttcgtgtttttcaACCTTATGTAgctttctgcctttcgtgattccaGCCTTTTGGATTTCAGCCTCtcgtgtttcagccttttgtagTGGACCTATCCAAAATATGTGTTCAATTTTCTGAACATTTAGTTTTTAATGAATTAAGGGTTTATTATTCTCTGTGTTTTTTCGACACAAGCAATACAGTGCAATTTTAGCTAATACCGGTCTTATCCATGGGTTTCCAGCACACTTGAAACaattttatttctaatttaggTTGCTATACAATACGTTAAATCGACATGATGGAGCCACAATGGGACAGTATTATATGTCACATatggtaaggaacggcttaagccaCCTCCCTGACACGTTCGTAGCCGGCGCACTtgtatattaaaatatatcCACCAATATCGAATAATACTACTGAAATATTTCTCTTataaataaagttgtctagcccCTAGGGATGCTTCAATAACTGCATGAAACAggttccctaccctacataCCCAGTGCATCAGCATAGGTGCGTCTGGGGGCAGGCTCGAAATCTGGGACAGTACaaaacccaacaaacaattttgttggataacGGCTTGTTAAGCTATAGTTCAGCCATAATCCACTGAGtaatagcttattaagctgtaaatcgacaaaactgtttgtttggaatatcttttttcatatTCTTCATTGTCTGTCTTGTTGCTAAATATATAACTAGTCCCTGCAGTGTTGAAGAGACGTCTTATTGAAGAGAGAAAATAAATTTCGGCAATGCTAGGAAAATTTTGAATAGGAAACAAGAAAcatccattactcaaaaacggaaGAAGACATCTACCTATTTGCAATCACCACGATAGCCATAACCAAAACAGGGGTgattgtgcagctcgattcgaacgatttttgctattttcgagCATGTCACACACTTCCAGTTTTGCTTCAAGCTtgaaaggagctgtcattgtcgtTTGTCCTTTGGTTCATATAACccacaaagtcgaaaaaaacaataaacgaAACAAAGCCcatcagcgatcatttagttttgttcaagTTACTCGACATgagatgcgcaatgtcacccctaaTTGTGTGTATAAGCTAAAagagttattttttctcaacaaatcgttaattaaaaaaattatgtcGTACACTCCTTTCTGAACAAAGcgagattttttaaaattgtaaTAGTCGTCCTTCGAATTTTAAACGAAGaacaaaaaactgctcgaaatgtgttAGACGACAATTGACGGGTGAACTGTCGAGCAGTTTTTTGTCCAACGATAAACATTGTCAAAAAATCTCGCTTTGCTTGGAAACGATAcatactctgaaaaaaaatcacacgctcATACCAAATGCTCATTACACATGAATACCAATAAACCAACCCAATCATTTTAACATGTCaacccatatcgatttttattgtaaTCCACGATATTTtgacgtgttttggcatttgacgtgtTTTAGCATTAGTACCTGAGTGTGAAaagattgattttggtatgcatgcCATGGAAAACCGAAGTTTAAGGTCCTTGATTTTGTGCCGTGCACTAAAACGCAAGTATATTACACCTAAATataaaatgtttcatctattagcacagaagtaagtggaatccacttggcagtaacgtgtcgattttgtACAACCCTATTCGTGATTTTAAAACCGAagaacaattgggttgtttagctattcacggatatccgatttttatatatcatctgaaagagtgtaattttctgagcgaaacgtgattttttaaaactgtatatcattatccttcgatttttaaatgaagaataaaaattcgccctaaatcgctacaatgacagttggtatatgggtgaactgtcattatagcgatttcgagcagatttcgagtagttttaaatcgtgattttaaaagcgaaggacaacgataaatttttttttaaattacgttttacttagaaaatgcagatctttcaattgatataaaaaaactgatatagctaaacaacccaaattTCTACATTTTTAAATGTCACGTTTAGCTTAGAAAACGCagctttttcaaatgacctATGAAAAATTCGTTGGATGTTGAATTTGATGCATCGATTCTCCCTTCATTTATTTTGGTCCAGCCAATTTCAATTTCTGACTAATTTACCTGTATATCATTTAGTTTGGATACAAATCACCtagcaaatcactttatttaACTATCGATTTGTATCGACTCATACTGATAAATCAACCTTTAAACTGCTTCAAACTTTGTTTCGTCAGTCGATCAGTTAAAACGATCAAGCATCGTAAAAACCTATTTTGAATG encodes:
- the LOC129722428 gene encoding quinone oxidoreductase-like protein 2, encoding MLGVVINSFKYRAATVSRSITIVLRQSHKAAVLREVGKPLVLETVKRVDQLKHDEVRIKVHYCSLNTTDVQIISGQHTELKVPLPFIPGHEVSGEVVEIGSSNPNFLKRGDRVVAMNDLQDPNGGLVGEMVVKNRDVWQVPSEIPLREMTVLPYGHGTALLTFASFCPLQENDLVLITAGPAGMGLAAIDLAVNVYKAKVIAICDTESSSDLVREKGAYKTVSFGKSFTKLYKNIADAMGEKKAKVAYDAVGNGLLHLLADFVDPEQGEMFSVDPFYTPEKLKTSKPKYDLPKKKERTEQDDQNAAKLIDSVKHVDLYEHPDEDTYRQMITDTIEMRAEGMIAGHISKLFLLKEIQDAIAFIEKKQCTGKVLIDVKCSDDDDCEDEKVEGKKEKKED